The proteins below are encoded in one region of Borrelia duttonii Ly:
- the pfkB gene encoding 1-phosphofructokinase translates to MIYTLTLNPAIDYKIVVEGFQQEHLNHVVESSFLAGGKGINVSNVLKNFQMESIAFGFLGGFTGDYIKSYLNLMKIRHNFVNISDNTRINIKMMSYGKETEINGNSPVILEKDFGSLIVKLKELDVGILVMSGSIPSSLGFRAYNEIVENLSSNLRVIVDTSGPALQEIIKIKPFLIKPNINELKELLGINLTSDKDLINVGHKLVEKGVQNIIISMGGEGAIFINNQDVYIASVPKIDSLSTIGAGDSVVAGFVYAYHKGHSFGDSFKFAVASGTATAFKGQLCNLDDVKGILSKVNLEKISLD, encoded by the coding sequence TTGATATATACTCTTACGCTTAATCCTGCTATTGATTATAAGATAGTTGTAGAAGGGTTTCAGCAGGAGCATCTTAATCATGTTGTTGAGAGTAGTTTTCTTGCTGGAGGAAAGGGAATAAATGTAAGTAATGTGCTTAAAAATTTTCAAATGGAAAGTATTGCTTTTGGATTTTTGGGTGGTTTTACAGGTGATTATATAAAGAGCTATCTTAATTTAATGAAAATAAGACATAATTTCGTTAATATATCTGACAATACTAGAATTAATATTAAAATGATGTCATATGGAAAAGAAACAGAAATTAATGGTAATTCGCCTGTTATTCTTGAGAAAGATTTTGGATCTTTAATTGTGAAGTTGAAAGAGTTAGATGTGGGTATTTTAGTTATGTCTGGGAGTATTCCAAGTTCACTTGGGTTTAGAGCTTATAATGAGATAGTTGAGAATTTGTCAAGTAATTTGAGGGTTATTGTTGATACTAGTGGTCCTGCATTACAAGAAATTATAAAAATTAAGCCTTTTTTGATAAAGCCAAATATTAATGAACTTAAAGAACTTTTGGGTATAAATTTGACTTCTGATAAAGATTTAATTAATGTTGGCCATAAACTTGTAGAAAAGGGTGTTCAAAATATCATAATCTCAATGGGAGGTGAGGGGGCTATTTTTATAAATAATCAGGATGTTTATATAGCTAGTGTGCCTAAAATTGATTCTTTGAGTACTATTGGTGCAGGAGATTCTGTTGTTGCTGGATTTGTATATGCTTATCACAAGGGACATTCTTTTGGCGATTCTTTTAAGTTTGCAGTTGCATCAGGTACCGCAACAGCATTTAAGGGACAACTTTGCAATTTGGATGATGTTAAGGGTATTTTAAGCAAGGTAAATCTTGAAAAGATTTCTTTAGATTAA
- a CDS encoding M18 family aminopeptidase yields MHDATLDISHFQNLLDKSLTPYHLINYIEQKLLYYLNAKELKLNEKWKLETGYYYIKKEGTSLIAFNINTNKIHEPFLISSAHSDSPALKLKIESSKNEGNVFSQHIEIYGGPIISTWTDRDLSLAGIVYFMKEGIINSQLITIDNIGTIPNVAIHLNRKANEGFTYNTHENIVVITSFKKSIKEIILEKLQISQQDFLSCDLIFTASEPSKIIGSEGEFLASKNLDNKSGCHAIMNAFVHTNNKKNKVAVFFDNEEIGSLTSRGANSTLLTEILERIDYVLNLGQEEHMIKLQKSFNISMDGAHGIHPGYTCKHDPYYKTSLGKGVAIKSNANFKYATTANGWAKLKALAIKNNIKIQEILMKADTNSGSTIGPIANSKTGIETIDIGTPMWGMHSLRETIAISDHIEAIKLLRTFFENWN; encoded by the coding sequence ATGCATGATGCAACATTAGATATATCACATTTTCAAAATTTACTAGATAAAAGCTTAACACCATACCATCTAATCAATTATATCGAACAAAAATTATTATATTATCTTAATGCCAAAGAACTTAAACTTAATGAAAAATGGAAATTAGAAACGGGATATTATTACATAAAAAAAGAAGGAACAAGTCTTATTGCATTCAATATTAACACCAATAAAATACACGAACCATTTCTAATATCATCAGCCCATTCTGACAGTCCTGCATTAAAACTTAAAATAGAATCTAGCAAAAACGAAGGTAATGTATTCTCTCAACATATTGAAATTTACGGTGGCCCAATAATCTCAACTTGGACTGATAGAGACTTAAGTTTAGCAGGAATTGTATATTTCATGAAAGAAGGAATAATTAATTCACAATTAATCACAATTGACAATATCGGTACTATACCAAATGTAGCGATACACCTAAACAGAAAAGCAAATGAAGGATTTACATATAACACTCATGAAAATATAGTTGTTATAACAAGTTTTAAAAAAAGTATTAAAGAAATTATCCTAGAAAAATTACAAATATCTCAACAAGATTTCTTATCATGTGATTTAATATTCACAGCCTCTGAACCTTCTAAAATTATAGGCAGTGAAGGTGAATTTTTAGCATCAAAAAATCTTGACAACAAATCAGGATGTCATGCCATAATGAATGCATTTGTTCACACAAATAACAAAAAAAACAAAGTGGCTGTATTTTTTGACAATGAAGAAATTGGATCTCTAACGTCTAGAGGAGCTAATTCAACACTACTAACAGAAATTTTAGAAAGAATAGATTATGTCTTAAATTTAGGACAAGAAGAACATATGATCAAACTCCAAAAATCATTTAATATCTCAATGGATGGAGCACATGGAATACATCCAGGATACACATGTAAACATGACCCCTACTACAAAACAAGTCTAGGGAAAGGTGTGGCTATTAAAAGCAATGCCAATTTTAAATATGCAACAACAGCAAATGGATGGGCAAAACTTAAAGCTTTAGCTATAAAAAATAATATTAAAATTCAAGAAATACTAATGAAAGCAGATACAAATTCCGGAAGCACAATTGGTCCAATTGCAAACTCAAAAACAGGTATTGAAACAATAGATATTGGCACTCCAATGTGGGGAATGCACTCTTTAAGAGAAACTATTGCAATATCAGATCACATAGAAGCAATTAAACTTTTAAGAACATTTTTTGAAAATTGGAATTAA
- the rnmV gene encoding ribonuclease M5 translates to MKHIKEIIVVEGKDDAKKIKALFKCTIIETGGLYLQRATINVLKKAIETNGIIIFTDSDKAGSIIRKQILKRTGYLNDNNKIKHAHLKTQNQEVEISSKSELKEILQKISTFYNEKQKENLSLKDLIELGITGPQSKKKREQIQKHFNLGNGNNKKLLERLNYFNIKRKDIEKIILQ, encoded by the coding sequence CTGAAACACATAAAAGAAATAATTGTAGTTGAAGGCAAAGACGATGCTAAGAAAATAAAAGCTCTATTTAAATGCACTATAATTGAAACTGGTGGGTTATATCTACAAAGAGCAACTATTAATGTTTTAAAAAAAGCAATAGAAACAAATGGTATAATTATTTTTACTGATAGCGACAAAGCAGGAAGTATTATTAGAAAACAAATACTTAAAAGAACAGGTTATTTAAATGATAATAACAAAATTAAGCATGCCCATCTTAAAACTCAAAATCAAGAAGTTGAAATATCTTCTAAATCTGAACTAAAAGAAATTTTACAAAAAATAAGCACCTTTTATAATGAAAAACAAAAAGAAAATTTAAGTTTAAAAGACTTAATAGAACTTGGAATAACAGGACCCCAATCAAAAAAGAAAAGAGAACAAATACAAAAGCATTTTAACTTAGGAAATGGAAATAACAAAAAATTACTTGAAAGACTCAATTACTTTAATATAAAACGAAAAGACATAGAAAAAATAATTTTACAATAA
- a CDS encoding fructose-specific PTS transporter subunit EIIC: MQDLFSKKLILLNYEAKSKDDIIEKMADMLNENGYLRNKENFIKDIKKREEISGTGLEEYIAMPHAKGNFVEKHGIAILRVKDKGFDFGAADLKPSKLFFMIAVPENTTGNDHIKTISYLNNIFNNDILRQEIMNTNDKNRFLEIILNTPNSDTIMNKTNLENFILAVTACPTGIAHTYMAADSLKRAANELNVEIKIETNGSSGIENPINEEDIKKAKGIIIASGKAVNKTRFNGKPLIEVGVKDGIHKAKELIQDIINNKAKIYRSNTSQKTESSITNNTSNTEIYKHLMNGVSFMLPFVVSGGIIIAISFMFGIKAFDPTDPNYNKIADILMQIGGGNAFFLMIPILAGYISFSIAERPGLAPGMITGLMMSKGNAGFLGGILAGFIAGYVTLTIKSISQKIIPKNISSINPVLTYPFFSVLIAGFLTYILLAPIAYLNSSITNILNSLSGTNMALLGALLGGMMAIDMGGPVNKAAYAFGIAMITAENYIPHASVMAGGMIPPIGIALATSIFKNKFSQEEHEAGKVCYVLGACFITEAVIPFAASDPLKVIPACIIGSSIGGFLSALFQVKLMAPHGGIFILPIITNPLMWIVSILIGSLITGVLIGFMKRDKK; the protein is encoded by the coding sequence ATGCAAGATTTATTTTCTAAAAAATTAATATTATTGAATTACGAAGCCAAAAGCAAAGATGACATAATTGAAAAAATGGCCGACATGCTAAATGAAAATGGATACCTAAGAAACAAAGAAAATTTTATAAAAGACATTAAAAAACGAGAAGAAATAAGCGGAACGGGTCTTGAAGAATATATTGCAATGCCCCATGCAAAAGGCAATTTTGTTGAAAAACATGGAATAGCAATATTAAGGGTTAAAGACAAAGGATTTGACTTTGGTGCTGCTGACTTAAAACCCTCAAAACTATTTTTTATGATAGCTGTTCCTGAAAATACAACTGGTAATGACCATATTAAAACAATTTCTTATCTTAATAACATATTTAATAACGACATCCTAAGACAAGAAATTATGAATACAAACGACAAAAATAGATTTTTAGAAATTATTTTAAATACTCCTAACAGTGATACAATAATGAATAAAACGAATCTTGAAAATTTTATTTTAGCAGTAACTGCATGTCCCACAGGAATTGCCCATACATATATGGCAGCCGATAGCTTAAAAAGAGCAGCAAACGAATTAAACGTCGAAATTAAAATAGAAACTAATGGCTCTAGTGGAATTGAAAATCCAATAAACGAAGAAGATATCAAAAAAGCAAAAGGAATCATTATTGCATCCGGTAAAGCCGTTAATAAAACAAGATTTAATGGCAAACCACTAATTGAAGTAGGGGTTAAAGACGGTATACATAAGGCAAAAGAACTCATTCAAGATATCATCAATAACAAAGCAAAAATCTACAGAAGCAACACATCACAAAAAACAGAAAGCTCAATAACAAATAATACAAGTAATACGGAAATATATAAACACTTAATGAATGGTGTATCTTTCATGCTTCCATTTGTAGTATCTGGAGGAATAATAATTGCAATATCATTCATGTTTGGTATTAAAGCTTTTGACCCAACCGATCCAAATTACAATAAAATAGCAGATATTTTAATGCAAATTGGTGGTGGTAATGCTTTCTTCCTAATGATTCCAATACTTGCTGGCTACATTTCATTTAGTATAGCAGAACGCCCTGGCCTTGCACCTGGAATGATTACAGGACTAATGATGAGTAAAGGAAATGCAGGATTTCTAGGGGGAATATTAGCAGGGTTTATTGCAGGATATGTCACATTAACAATAAAATCAATAAGTCAAAAAATAATACCAAAAAACATAAGCAGCATTAATCCTGTCTTAACTTATCCATTTTTCTCAGTACTAATAGCTGGATTTTTAACATATATATTATTAGCACCAATTGCATATCTTAATTCATCTATAACAAATATATTAAATTCACTAAGTGGAACAAATATGGCATTACTAGGTGCATTACTTGGAGGAATGATGGCAATAGATATGGGTGGACCGGTAAACAAGGCAGCTTATGCATTTGGAATTGCAATGATAACCGCAGAAAACTATATTCCTCACGCAAGCGTAATGGCAGGAGGAATGATTCCCCCAATAGGAATTGCACTTGCAACCAGCATTTTTAAGAACAAGTTTTCACAAGAAGAACATGAAGCTGGCAAAGTTTGTTATGTTTTAGGAGCATGCTTTATAACAGAAGCCGTAATTCCTTTTGCAGCATCAGATCCTCTAAAAGTAATACCTGCTTGCATAATAGGTTCATCTATTGGAGGTTTTCTATCTGCATTATTTCAAGTAAAACTTATGGCTCCACATGGAGGTATTTTTATTCTACCAATAATAACTAATCCATTAATGTGGATAGTATCAATCCTAATTGGAAGTTTAATAACAGGAGTATTAATAGGATTTATGAAAAGAGATAAGAAATAA
- a CDS encoding LysM peptidoglycan-binding domain-containing protein, whose translation MIILFKILELRRNTRPFILKIKWFWSILYIITFIDLYANFKHEVVKGDTLYSISIKYKVSVKELKIANNLKSENIKIGRILFIPSSSKSKNKLNTKKVNTKKYNQKAKVVKYGTDSKIYIVKVGDTIEDISKKYGVKEKELIAWNNLSSKILKVGSRLNLDEPDFLKPYLVKRGDSLSKLSVDFDISISDIMRFNFLDSKNLVIGQKLYLKKASSNVHFHYVRRGETLGKIAYIYGVTAKHLVRLNGDNAINLKADSILDVSRLVESDLATPSVLKLEEKAKNNETFISHKVSVGETLYSIARQYGILLEDLKSWNNLNGNHIVYNQELKIYDKSKSSIIDDKVLDGIVGDDDNSKSKVKAIANVVSAKNKKLNLDFSNVLEHRNAFDISSLVVLEPKIPIFEFNGIFYYWYKPKKVSQPSEFYSEDWHSPLNAYKKASQLFKSFENLVQSRPIKNNSLKNKLIIIDPGHGGLDPGAIVKAKDGLNNEIFVVEDEYVYDIALRLYVYLKEHGANVELTILSPDHLIRDSVTANNTFVNVKNEVYNDYDLNKTDTVDSWINGTLEGLKKRLSVVNKFVNKYRNIKREDMLYISLHADNSVGAPRCMGFYYHSEDEGGFDTHSKSIIEKMTADFKRPPYIKGQNLYMLKNNIVKTKLLVEVRNLAFDEEAWAIRSSKLRNLDSKILADAILKIL comes from the coding sequence ATGATTATACTGTTCAAAATACTGGAATTAAGGAGAAATACTAGGCCTTTTATTTTGAAAATTAAATGGTTTTGGAGTATTTTATATATAATAACTTTTATTGATTTGTATGCTAATTTTAAGCATGAAGTTGTCAAAGGAGATACTTTATATTCAATTTCTATTAAATATAAGGTATCAGTAAAAGAACTTAAAATTGCAAATAATTTAAAATCAGAAAATATTAAGATTGGACGTATATTATTTATTCCAAGTTCTTCTAAATCTAAAAATAAGCTTAATACTAAGAAGGTTAATACTAAAAAATATAATCAGAAAGCAAAGGTTGTTAAATATGGCACTGATAGTAAAATTTATATTGTTAAAGTTGGGGATACTATTGAAGATATATCAAAGAAATATGGCGTAAAAGAAAAGGAATTGATTGCTTGGAATAATTTAAGTTCTAAAATTCTTAAGGTTGGTTCTAGGTTGAATTTAGATGAGCCTGATTTTTTAAAGCCATATTTAGTTAAGAGAGGTGATTCACTTTCAAAACTTTCTGTTGATTTTGATATTAGTATTTCAGATATTATGCGATTTAATTTTTTAGATAGTAAAAATTTGGTAATTGGACAAAAATTATATTTAAAGAAAGCTTCTAGCAATGTGCATTTTCATTATGTAAGACGGGGGGAGACACTTGGTAAGATAGCATATATTTATGGTGTTACCGCAAAACATCTTGTTCGTTTAAATGGAGATAATGCAATAAATTTAAAGGCAGATTCGATTTTAGATGTTTCTAGATTGGTAGAATCAGATTTAGCAACTCCTAGTGTTTTGAAATTGGAGGAAAAGGCTAAAAATAATGAAACTTTTATATCTCATAAAGTGTCTGTTGGTGAGACCTTATATAGTATTGCTCGTCAATATGGAATTTTGCTTGAAGATTTAAAAAGTTGGAATAATTTAAATGGAAATCATATCGTGTATAATCAGGAACTTAAAATTTATGATAAGAGCAAAAGCTCAATTATTGATGATAAAGTTTTAGATGGAATTGTAGGTGATGATGATAATTCTAAGAGTAAAGTTAAAGCTATTGCAAATGTTGTTTCTGCCAAGAATAAGAAGTTGAATTTGGATTTTTCTAATGTATTAGAGCATAGAAATGCCTTTGATATTAGTTCTTTAGTTGTGCTTGAGCCTAAAATACCTATCTTTGAATTTAATGGAATTTTTTATTATTGGTATAAGCCTAAAAAAGTAAGCCAGCCAAGTGAATTTTATTCAGAGGATTGGCATTCTCCTCTTAATGCATATAAGAAAGCAAGTCAGCTTTTTAAAAGTTTTGAAAATCTTGTTCAATCTCGTCCGATTAAAAATAATAGTTTAAAAAATAAATTAATAATAATTGATCCTGGACATGGGGGACTTGATCCTGGTGCTATTGTTAAGGCTAAAGATGGACTTAATAATGAAATTTTTGTTGTTGAGGATGAATATGTTTATGATATTGCTTTAAGGCTTTATGTTTATCTTAAAGAACATGGAGCTAATGTTGAACTGACAATTTTATCTCCCGATCATTTAATTAGAGATAGTGTGACGGCTAATAATACTTTTGTTAATGTTAAGAATGAAGTTTATAATGATTATGATTTAAATAAGACAGATACGGTTGATTCTTGGATAAATGGTACTTTGGAAGGTTTGAAGAAAAGATTATCTGTTGTAAATAAATTTGTAAATAAATATAGAAATATTAAGAGAGAGGATATGCTTTATATTAGTTTGCATGCTGATAATAGTGTTGGCGCTCCTAGATGTATGGGATTTTATTATCATTCTGAGGATGAAGGAGGATTTGATACTCATTCGAAGAGTATTATTGAAAAAATGACAGCAGATTTTAAAAGACCTCCTTATATTAAAGGACAAAATCTTTACATGTTGAAAAATAATATTGTGAAAACCAAATTGTTGGTTGAAGTTAGAAATTTAGCGTTTGATGAAGAAGCTTGGGCGATTAGGTCTTCCAAGCTTAGAAATTTAGATTCTAAAATTCTTGCTGATGCCATTTTGAAAATTTTGTAG
- the mfd gene encoding transcription-repair coupling factor, protein MNIEKELTTKLKNNQNLQKMQKFIEQNIHFTLTGYEKFFKAFLIHKIKKYSNNKVILIVKNENISDKIKNDLTQITDQIYELNYFSPLIYKGIGSKSKVFCDRVKFLINFYENNPGIYIVSLKSLLSKIPTKKDLFNNIYKIQTDKIINIENFEKKLIKMGYEKTMRVTLPGEFTINNKIIDIHSFNHKEPTRISLNNDKIKQINYFNPLNQLKQKNAIYEFNIIPKKEIIWNKENIDKLKNYIKESEYKQFFKQIETKYNARTEEVFYPFLGETLLSQEINENTITINFEIPNLKEEIKQIYKEYDRLYTQAIESDIKIVSPKEIFINPNDLKLKSNIYFIKTPINQQTEKPTKEIIEFKIESERRFFSNIVLAKQEIQNWIDNGFQVIITAESNSQKEKLKYIFQDIPKIKVEVIKISSSLIINEEKIAIITEADIFNKKQKTNKTFESSKTKPIDSFIEIEKNSHIVHINHGIGIFRQIKRIKTSLIEKDYIEIEYADNEKLFIPIEQTHLIQKYIGNETQNIKLDRISSKTWEKKKVYATKKIDKIADQLVSLYAERENITGFQYPQDDEWQLLFESEFPYDETPDQLTAISEIKQDMMSSKVMDRLLCGDVGFGKTEVAMRAAFKAVMGKKQVAILSPTTILTEQHFNTFKKRFKNFPIQIAMISRFITKSKEKEILRNLETGNIDIIIGTHKILSKKITYKDLGLIIIDEEQRFGVKEKEKLKEIKVSVDSLALSATPIPRSLHMSLIKLRDISVLKTPPQNRIKIETYVEEFSEILIKHAIENELSRDGQVFFVHHNIQELDSIKAMIEKVVPYARIATIHAKLTGEQIENIMQDFINKSYQVLLATTIIENGIDIENANTIIINNANRFGLAQLYQLRGRVGRSSKKAFAYFLYKENSNLNEGAIERLRAISEFSELGAGFQIAMKDMEIRGVGNLLGREQHGEIESIGLDYYLTMLNKAIEKRMGKNSKKNEINIEINYNGFIPNSYINNEQHKISIYKKISAIQSEEENNKIRSEIYDRFGPIPNELNSLLILSELKLLAQKLNITSLKERNGLLEIEYLDINSIPAEKIMKIIKDNPNILKLNQEYQNSVFLNLGNIKETDKINWIYKNLYLLL, encoded by the coding sequence ATGAATATAGAAAAAGAATTGACCACCAAATTAAAAAACAATCAAAATTTACAAAAAATGCAAAAATTTATTGAACAAAATATACATTTTACACTAACAGGATACGAAAAATTTTTTAAAGCTTTCTTAATTCACAAAATAAAAAAATATAGTAATAATAAAGTTATACTAATAGTTAAAAATGAAAATATATCAGATAAAATTAAAAATGATTTAACACAAATCACAGATCAAATATACGAACTTAATTACTTCAGCCCTCTTATATACAAAGGAATTGGCTCAAAAAGTAAAGTTTTCTGTGATCGAGTAAAATTTTTAATCAACTTTTATGAAAATAATCCTGGCATATATATTGTTTCATTAAAATCCCTACTTAGTAAAATTCCTACAAAAAAGGATCTATTTAATAACATATATAAAATCCAAACAGATAAAATAATTAACATAGAAAATTTTGAAAAAAAACTTATAAAAATGGGATACGAAAAAACAATGAGGGTTACATTACCCGGAGAATTTACAATAAATAACAAAATAATAGATATACATTCATTTAATCACAAAGAACCAACAAGAATTTCACTTAATAATGACAAAATAAAGCAAATCAATTATTTCAATCCCCTAAATCAATTAAAACAAAAAAATGCTATTTATGAATTTAACATAATTCCAAAAAAAGAAATAATTTGGAACAAAGAAAACATAGATAAATTAAAAAACTACATCAAAGAATCTGAATATAAACAATTCTTTAAACAAATTGAAACAAAATACAACGCAAGAACAGAAGAAGTATTTTATCCATTCTTAGGAGAGACTCTCTTAAGTCAGGAAATAAATGAAAATACAATTACTATAAATTTTGAAATACCAAATTTAAAAGAAGAAATCAAACAGATATATAAAGAATACGATAGGCTCTACACTCAAGCAATAGAATCAGACATAAAAATAGTATCACCAAAAGAAATCTTTATAAATCCCAACGATTTAAAATTAAAAAGCAATATATATTTTATAAAAACTCCTATAAATCAGCAAACAGAAAAGCCTACAAAAGAAATTATAGAATTTAAAATTGAGAGCGAACGTAGATTTTTTTCAAATATTGTACTTGCAAAACAAGAAATACAAAATTGGATTGATAATGGATTTCAAGTAATTATTACAGCAGAATCCAACTCACAAAAAGAAAAATTAAAATACATTTTTCAAGACATACCTAAAATCAAAGTTGAAGTTATTAAGATATCAAGCTCTCTTATAATAAACGAAGAAAAAATAGCTATTATTACTGAAGCAGATATTTTTAACAAAAAACAAAAAACAAATAAAACTTTCGAATCATCAAAAACAAAACCTATAGATTCATTTATTGAGATTGAAAAAAATAGTCATATTGTCCATATAAATCATGGAATTGGAATATTTAGACAAATAAAGAGAATCAAAACAAGTCTTATTGAAAAAGACTATATTGAAATTGAATATGCTGATAATGAAAAATTATTTATTCCTATTGAACAAACACACCTTATTCAAAAATACATTGGAAATGAAACTCAAAATATAAAACTAGATAGAATCAGTTCAAAAACCTGGGAAAAGAAAAAAGTTTATGCAACAAAAAAAATTGATAAAATTGCAGATCAACTTGTTTCACTTTATGCAGAAAGAGAAAATATTACAGGATTTCAATATCCTCAAGATGATGAATGGCAATTATTATTTGAATCAGAATTTCCATATGATGAGACTCCAGATCAATTAACAGCAATATCAGAAATCAAACAAGATATGATGAGTTCAAAAGTAATGGACAGACTTTTATGCGGAGACGTTGGATTTGGAAAAACTGAAGTTGCAATGAGAGCAGCATTTAAAGCTGTTATGGGGAAAAAACAAGTAGCAATACTATCTCCAACAACAATTCTTACAGAACAACACTTCAATACATTTAAAAAAAGATTTAAAAATTTCCCAATCCAAATTGCAATGATTAGCAGATTTATAACAAAATCAAAAGAAAAGGAAATTCTTCGCAATTTAGAAACAGGAAACATTGACATAATAATTGGAACACATAAGATACTATCAAAAAAAATAACATATAAAGATTTGGGTCTCATTATTATTGATGAAGAACAAAGGTTTGGTGTTAAAGAAAAAGAAAAACTAAAAGAAATAAAAGTCTCTGTCGATTCTCTTGCATTATCAGCAACTCCAATTCCTCGTTCTCTTCACATGTCATTAATAAAACTAAGAGACATTTCTGTTTTAAAAACTCCACCCCAAAACAGAATTAAAATAGAAACTTACGTTGAAGAATTTAGTGAAATATTAATTAAACATGCAATCGAAAATGAACTATCAAGAGATGGACAAGTTTTTTTTGTACACCATAATATTCAAGAACTAGATTCAATAAAAGCAATGATAGAAAAAGTAGTCCCTTATGCAAGAATTGCAACTATCCATGCAAAACTTACGGGTGAGCAAATTGAAAACATTATGCAAGATTTTATAAATAAATCATATCAAGTATTACTAGCAACAACAATTATTGAAAATGGAATAGACATTGAAAATGCAAATACAATAATCATCAACAATGCAAATAGATTTGGGCTTGCACAATTATACCAACTAAGAGGAAGAGTTGGCAGAAGTTCAAAAAAAGCATTTGCTTATTTTTTATATAAAGAAAATTCAAATCTCAATGAAGGTGCCATTGAAAGACTAAGAGCAATATCTGAATTTTCAGAACTTGGAGCAGGATTTCAAATTGCAATGAAAGACATGGAAATAAGAGGCGTTGGTAATTTACTTGGAAGAGAACAACACGGAGAAATTGAATCTATTGGACTAGATTATTATTTAACAATGCTAAATAAAGCAATTGAAAAACGTATGGGAAAAAATTCAAAAAAAAACGAAATCAACATTGAAATTAATTACAATGGATTTATCCCTAATAGCTATATAAATAATGAACAACATAAAATATCAATTTACAAAAAAATTTCAGCAATTCAAAGTGAAGAAGAAAATAACAAAATAAGATCTGAAATTTATGATCGATTTGGACCAATTCCTAACGAACTAAATAGCCTACTTATTTTATCGGAACTAAAATTACTTGCACAAAAACTCAATATTACAAGCCTTAAAGAAAGAAATGGATTACTTGAAATTGAATATTTAGACATAAATAGCATTCCTGCAGAAAAGATCATGAAAATTATTAAAGACAATCCTAATATCTTAAAATTAAATCAAGAATATCAAAACTCGGTTTTTTTAAATTTAGGAAATATTAAAGAAACAGATAAAATAAATTGGATATACAAAAATTTATATCTATTATTATAA